A genomic stretch from Streptomyces venezuelae ATCC 10712 includes:
- a CDS encoding TIGR03364 family FAD-dependent oxidoreductase: MKVIVVGAGVVGTMHAWQAVERGHEVVHIEREAEARGASLRNFGQIWVSGRAGGEELDTALRARELWEGIGARVPGLGFRAIGSLTPVRNELELAVAEAAVARPDAAARGYKLLTADEARAVNPALRGAFEAALWCERDAAVEPRLAQLALREALLATGKYTFLPNREVRDVVGENAVRDDRGETHTGDAVVLCTGAWLSGLVREVAGEIPVRRVRLQMMQTEPLGETLTTSVADADSFRYYPAYASEALDALQAAQPQDPTAAAHRMQLLMVQRLDGGLTIGDTHEYEHPFAFDTLEDPYEHLTRVVESFLGRPLPKIRRRWAGVYAQCVDTGRVVHRQRVRDGVWLVTGPGGRGMTCSPAIAEQTADELGW, from the coding sequence ATGAAGGTGATCGTCGTAGGAGCCGGCGTGGTGGGAACCATGCACGCCTGGCAGGCAGTGGAACGCGGCCACGAGGTCGTACACATCGAGCGCGAGGCCGAGGCGCGCGGAGCGTCCCTCCGCAACTTCGGCCAGATCTGGGTGAGCGGACGGGCGGGCGGGGAGGAGCTGGACACCGCCCTGCGCGCCCGGGAGCTCTGGGAGGGCATCGGGGCCCGCGTCCCCGGACTCGGCTTCCGGGCCATCGGCTCCCTCACCCCCGTGCGCAACGAGCTCGAGCTCGCCGTCGCCGAGGCCGCGGTGGCCCGCCCCGACGCCGCCGCCCGCGGCTACAAGCTGCTGACGGCCGACGAGGCCCGCGCGGTCAACCCGGCCCTGCGCGGCGCGTTCGAGGCGGCCCTCTGGTGCGAGCGCGACGCGGCCGTCGAGCCGCGCCTCGCGCAGCTCGCCCTCCGCGAGGCCCTCCTCGCCACCGGGAAGTACACCTTCCTGCCGAACCGTGAGGTACGTGACGTCGTGGGGGAGAACGCCGTCCGCGACGACCGCGGCGAGACCCACACCGGCGACGCCGTCGTCCTGTGCACCGGCGCCTGGCTCTCCGGCCTCGTCCGCGAGGTCGCCGGCGAGATACCCGTCCGCCGCGTCCGCCTCCAGATGATGCAGACCGAACCGCTCGGCGAGACGCTCACCACCTCCGTCGCCGACGCCGACTCGTTCCGCTACTACCCGGCCTACGCCTCCGAGGCCCTGGACGCCCTCCAAGCCGCGCAGCCGCAGGACCCGACCGCCGCTGCCCACCGGATGCAGCTCCTCATGGTGCAGCGCCTCGACGGCGGACTGACCATCGGCGACACCCACGAGTACGAGCACCCCTTCGCCTTCGACACCCTCGAAGACCCCTACGAGCACCTCACCCGCGTCGTCGAGTCCTTCCTCGGCCGTCCGCTGCCGAAGATCAGGCGCCGCTGGGCCGGGGTGTACGCGCAGTGCGTCGACACCGGCCGGGTCGTCCACCGCCAGCGGGTCCGCGACGGCGTCTGGCTGGTGACGGGGCCGGGCGGCCGCGGCATGACCTGCTCGCCCGCCATCGCCGAGCAGACCGCCGACGAACTGGGCTGGTGA
- a CDS encoding phosphonatase-like hydrolase, whose amino-acid sequence MSNPNTREHTLVVLDMAGTTVADGGLVEQAFTAAAERLGEDPATMIDYVRATMGESKISVFRHLFGGDETRAEQANLAFEAAYGELVSDGRIAPVPGAAEAIAALKDQGRTVVLTTGFARVTQDAILDALGWSDLVELTLCPADAGGRGRPYPDMVLAAFLRTGAADDVRQVVVAGDTSYDMLSGVRSGAGIVAGVLTGAHDEAALKEHGATHVLPSVAGLPALIGESEA is encoded by the coding sequence ATGAGCAACCCGAACACCCGCGAGCACACCCTCGTCGTCCTCGACATGGCCGGCACCACCGTCGCCGACGGCGGCCTCGTCGAGCAGGCCTTCACCGCCGCCGCCGAGCGGCTCGGCGAAGACCCCGCGACGATGATCGACTACGTCCGCGCCACCATGGGCGAGTCCAAGATCTCCGTCTTCCGCCACCTCTTCGGCGGCGACGAGACCCGCGCCGAGCAGGCCAACCTCGCCTTCGAGGCGGCATACGGAGAGCTGGTCTCCGACGGCCGGATCGCCCCGGTACCCGGCGCCGCCGAGGCCATCGCCGCACTGAAGGACCAGGGCCGGACGGTGGTCCTCACCACCGGCTTCGCCCGGGTCACCCAGGACGCGATCCTCGACGCGCTCGGCTGGTCCGACCTGGTCGAGCTGACCCTCTGCCCGGCGGACGCCGGCGGCCGCGGCCGCCCGTACCCGGACATGGTCCTCGCCGCCTTCCTCCGTACCGGCGCCGCCGACGACGTCCGGCAGGTCGTGGTCGCGGGCGACACCTCGTACGACATGCTCAGCGGCGTCCGCTCCGGCGCCGGGATCGTCGCCGGCGTCCTCACCGGCGCCCACGACGAGGCGGCCCTCAAGGAGCACGGCGCGACGCACGTCCTCCCCTCCGTCGCCGGACTGCCCGCGCTGATCGGGGAGTCGGAAGCATGA